One window of the Peptacetobacter hiranonis genome contains the following:
- a CDS encoding AzlC family ABC transporter permease, translating to MFKSVDKNAFRDAFRASIPIFIAYVPIGLVGGILLNASGVNLFFIFLMSLLVFSGSAQYIAASMIATGAPISSIIVTTLIINLRHFLMSSNLNMVIKNKSPKYILPFGLGLTDETFAVNYEKYISGKWDDTRAMLVNYLCLAIWLFSFCAGSFLGNFISIDTYISGFIITALFTTMVMGAIKNFVYVLVAIISILSFILLYSMTHSSLIMVVSPIIACASGLIIEKILNTSKDEEGVVADE from the coding sequence ATGTTCAAGTCTGTGGACAAGAATGCGTTCAGAGACGCTTTTCGTGCGTCTATACCAATTTTTATCGCCTACGTTCCAATTGGTTTAGTTGGTGGTATTTTATTAAATGCATCTGGGGTAAATTTATTCTTTATTTTCTTAATGTCACTTTTAGTCTTTAGTGGAAGTGCTCAGTATATTGCAGCATCTATGATAGCTACTGGAGCACCTATTTCTTCTATAATCGTTACTACATTAATTATAAATTTAAGACATTTTTTAATGAGTTCAAATCTAAATATGGTTATAAAAAATAAAAGCCCAAAATATATACTTCCTTTTGGACTTGGTTTAACGGATGAAACTTTTGCCGTAAATTATGAAAAATATATTTCAGGAAAATGGGATGATACTAGAGCAATGCTAGTAAATTACCTATGTTTAGCAATTTGGCTATTCAGTTTCTGTGCTGGATCATTTTTAGGAAACTTCATAAGCATAGATACTTACATCTCAGGATTTATAATTACTGCACTATTTACAACTATGGTAATGGGAGCAATCAAAAACTTTGTGTACGTTTTAGTTGCAATTATTTCAATTTTATCATTTATACTTCTTTATAGTATGACTCACAGCAGTTTAATAATGGTTGTTTCTCCTATAATCGCATGTGCATCAGGACTTATAATTGAAAAGATTTTAAATACTTCTAAAGATGAGGAAGGAGTTGTTGCAGATGAGTAA
- a CDS encoding AIM24 family protein, giving the protein MDLKEKMKVIESVSDGGSTFEVLEFDNLDGASDPAMAMALYFAKQSGLRSRIVRVKLNNSSVKTEAGALYYSKGNLVSDAKMGGVGGFFKKGISGALTSESLVKPSYKGTGEIYLEPSFKHYYIMELKNETIIIDKGVFYCCSDSLELKAVSQKNVSSAILGGDGIFQLRVSGTGVLILELSVPKNEIVEYELNGSEELKVDGDFSFARTASVNFSVTKSQKSLFKSAMSGEGFLNTYSGTGKVWLAPTSSIYREFGYGFMPGNSGMDNNEID; this is encoded by the coding sequence ATGGATTTAAAAGAAAAAATGAAAGTTATTGAAAGTGTAAGCGACGGTGGCTCTACTTTTGAAGTTCTTGAATTTGATAATTTAGACGGAGCTTCAGATCCTGCAATGGCTATGGCACTTTATTTTGCAAAACAGTCTGGCTTAAGATCTAGAATTGTGAGAGTTAAATTAAACAACTCATCTGTAAAAACAGAAGCTGGTGCTCTTTACTACTCTAAAGGAAATCTTGTATCAGATGCCAAAATGGGCGGCGTTGGAGGATTTTTCAAAAAGGGAATCTCTGGTGCACTTACTAGCGAATCTCTAGTTAAACCTTCATACAAAGGAACTGGTGAAATCTACCTAGAACCATCTTTTAAACACTACTATATAATGGAACTAAAAAACGAAACAATAATTATAGATAAAGGTGTATTCTACTGCTGCTCTGACTCATTAGAATTAAAAGCTGTTTCTCAGAAAAATGTATCTTCAGCAATACTTGGTGGAGATGGAATATTCCAGCTACGGGTTTCTGGAACAGGAGTACTTATATTAGAATTATCAGTTCCTAAAAACGAAATCGTAGAATACGAATTAAATGGAAGTGAAGAATTAAAAGTCGATGGAGATTTCTCATTTGCAAGAACTGCATCTGTTAATTTCTCTGTCACTAAATCTCAGAAATCATTATTCAAATCTGCAATGAGTGGTGAAGGATTCCTTAACACTTACTCTGGAACAGGAAAAGTTTGGCTAGCTCCAACTTCTTCAATCTACAGAGAATTTGGATATGGATTTATGCCAGGAAACTCAGGAATGGATAATAATGAAATCGATTAA
- the smpB gene encoding SsrA-binding protein SmpB, with translation MAGVKVLATNKKARHEFFIEETYECGIELKGTEVKSIRRGRVNLKEGYCSVDNGEVFMKQVHISPYEHGNIFNVDPLRVRKLLLHKHEIRKLIGATTVKGYSLVPLSMYLKNGRVKVEIALAKGKKLYDKRQDLAKKDAKRRIEREMTGKY, from the coding sequence ATGGCAGGAGTAAAGGTACTTGCAACAAATAAAAAAGCTAGACATGAGTTCTTTATTGAGGAAACTTATGAATGTGGTATAGAATTAAAAGGAACTGAAGTTAAGTCTATTAGACGGGGTAGAGTCAATTTAAAAGAAGGATACTGCTCAGTTGATAATGGCGAAGTATTTATGAAGCAGGTTCATATAAGTCCTTATGAACATGGAAATATCTTCAATGTCGATCCTCTTAGAGTTAGAAAACTACTTCTTCATAAGCATGAAATAAGAAAACTTATCGGTGCAACTACTGTTAAGGGATACTCATTAGTTCCGCTAAGTATGTACTTAAAAAATGGTAGAGTTAAGGTTGAAATAGCTCTAGCAAAAGGTAAGAAATTATACGATAAACGTCAGGATCTTGCTAAGAAAGATGCTAAGAGACGTATAGAAAGAGAAATGACTGGCAAATATTAA
- a CDS encoding VOC family protein — protein sequence MKFSFAHNNINVLDLQKSIEFYEKALGLKETRRIESEDGSFTIVYLGDGVTPHDLELTWLRDWDRPYNLGDNEFHLALRVDDFEAAHELHKEMGCICFENEAMGIYFIADPDNYWVEIIPSHM from the coding sequence ATGAAATTTTCATTTGCACACAATAACATAAACGTATTAGACTTACAGAAAAGTATAGAGTTCTATGAAAAAGCACTAGGACTAAAAGAAACTAGAAGAATAGAATCAGAAGATGGAAGCTTTACAATAGTATATCTTGGAGATGGAGTGACTCCTCACGACCTTGAGCTTACTTGGTTAAGAGACTGGGATAGACCATACAACCTAGGTGATAATGAGTTCCACCTTGCATTAAGAGTTGACGATTTTGAAGCAGCACATGAGCTTCATAAAGAAATGGGATGTATATGCTTTGAAAATGAAGCTATGGGAATATACTTTATAGCGGATCCTGATAACTACTGGGTTGAAATAATACCAAGTCATATGTAA
- a CDS encoding COG2426 family protein has translation MDYLNILFLSMMPVTELRGAIPIGIAMNLDPLGVYAASVIGSSLISIPLILTFRHILSFIRGISFLKNISKKIDNKIEASMKKLKSASVLGIILFVGIPLPTTGSWTASAIASILHMRIRDAFIGIVLGNMMAGVIVTGISMHII, from the coding sequence TTGGATTATTTAAATATATTATTTCTATCAATGATGCCTGTTACAGAGCTTAGAGGAGCAATTCCAATAGGAATTGCAATGAATCTAGATCCTCTTGGAGTATATGCAGCAAGTGTAATTGGATCAAGCTTGATATCAATACCACTTATATTGACATTTAGGCATATACTTAGCTTTATAAGAGGTATTTCATTTTTAAAGAACATATCAAAAAAAATAGATAACAAAATAGAAGCATCTATGAAAAAACTAAAAAGTGCTTCAGTTTTAGGGATTATACTATTTGTTGGAATTCCGCTTCCAACTACAGGATCTTGGACAGCATCAGCTATAGCATCAATTTTACATATGAGAATTAGAGATGCGTTTATTGGTATTGTATTAGGAAATATGATGGCTGGTGTAATTGTAACAGGAATTTCTATGCATATAATATAA
- a CDS encoding GtrA family protein: protein MERLRKYKEGILYLFFGVLSTIVNLGTYFIATRAFGINYLVSNVIAWFFAVIFAYVTNKFFVFEVKNVEIKFLIKEFLSFINCRIVSGVTEIVLIYLMVEIFCINDFIVKIITNIVVVVLNFIFSKLIIFKKKTN from the coding sequence TTGGAAAGATTAAGAAAATATAAAGAAGGGATATTATATCTCTTTTTTGGAGTATTATCTACAATAGTAAATTTGGGTACATACTTTATAGCAACGAGGGCATTTGGGATTAATTACCTAGTTTCAAATGTAATAGCTTGGTTTTTTGCCGTAATATTTGCATATGTGACAAATAAATTTTTTGTTTTTGAGGTGAAAAACGTAGAGATAAAGTTTTTAATAAAGGAGTTTCTATCCTTTATAAATTGTAGAATTGTATCAGGTGTGACGGAAATAGTTTTAATATACCTAATGGTTGAAATTTTTTGCATAAATGATTTTATTGTAAAGATAATCACAAATATTGTTGTGGTTGTATTAAACTTTATATTTAGTAAATTAATAATTTTTAAGAAAAAAACGAATTAG
- a CDS encoding glycosyltransferase family 2 protein: MGENSKKIAVLVPCYNEGLTIASVIRDFKNVIPEADIYVYDNNSSDDTYEIAKREGAIVRREYKQGKGNVVRSMFRDIDADCYIMVDGDDTYPAKDAYEVAKLILDGRADMSIGDRLSSTYFTENKRPFHNTGNKLVRTLINRIFKSDIKDIMTGCRAFNKRFVKSFPVLSKGFEIETEMSIHALDKGFLIKEVPIAYRDRPDGSESKLNTFSDGYKVLKTILKLYKDYKPLSFFGRISAVLFLVGLLLFIPVLLEYFKTGLVMRFPTLIVSMGIITSSLVMLACALILDTAKKYVNQFYEISLNILSEKEKNDER, from the coding sequence ATGGGAGAAAATTCAAAAAAAATAGCAGTTTTAGTTCCTTGTTATAATGAAGGATTGACAATAGCTTCTGTTATAAGGGATTTTAAAAATGTAATACCGGAAGCAGATATTTATGTTTACGACAACAATTCTAGCGATGATACATACGAAATCGCTAAAAGAGAAGGCGCAATAGTTAGAAGAGAATATAAACAGGGAAAAGGTAATGTTGTAAGAAGTATGTTTAGAGATATAGATGCTGATTGCTACATAATGGTAGACGGTGACGATACATATCCTGCAAAAGATGCTTATGAAGTAGCAAAATTAATTCTAGATGGAAGAGCTGATATGTCTATAGGAGATAGATTATCTAGTACATACTTCACAGAAAATAAAAGACCATTCCACAATACTGGAAACAAATTAGTTAGAACACTTATAAATAGAATATTTAAAAGTGATATAAAAGATATAATGACAGGATGTAGAGCATTCAATAAAAGATTTGTAAAATCATTCCCAGTATTATCAAAAGGATTTGAAATAGAAACTGAAATGAGTATACATGCTTTAGATAAAGGCTTCTTAATAAAAGAAGTTCCTATAGCATATAGAGATAGACCAGATGGAAGTGAATCTAAATTAAATACATTCAGCGATGGATATAAAGTTTTAAAAACAATATTGAAATTATATAAAGATTATAAACCATTATCATTCTTTGGAAGAATATCAGCTGTATTATTCTTAGTAGGATTATTGCTATTTATACCTGTATTATTAGAATATTTTAAAACAGGTTTAGTTATGAGATTCCCAACATTAATTGTATCTATGGGAATTATAACATCGTCATTGGTCATGCTTGCGTGCGCATTAATCCTAGATACTGCTAAAAAATATGTAAATCAGTTCTATGAAATCTCTCTTAATATATTGAGTGAAAAGGAAAAAAATGATGAAAGATAA
- a CDS encoding ADP-ribosylglycohydrolase family protein produces the protein MLGAIIGDILGNGYDFGLTIPKYEEVQKKYDELFKTGIEINPRVREIFTDDTVMTVAVGKALSQTFDKPAEEIKLCLRYNMQMFGRSHITAGYGTLFSNWLISQKPEPYESIGNGSAMRVSSVGWLANNLNEVDIYARLTAEVTHNSEEGIKGAQAIASAIFLARNGSKKEAIKKYIEKEYGYDLSKSVEEYRSVDIMKRDALCETAVVQAMAAFLESENFEDAVIKAVTIGGDTDTIAAITGSIAEAYYGIDEKAKELVLTYIPDDLKRGITDYTYIVMYRRNERKKAYDKIFDDIKYFKERIKEDTGRPVPMFMFNQPEMSEEVERLINTAHLPEITDKAYIDTLDLHNIEMDSDLYRENAADSGVYLLRAMLTSIVRQEIFNPGAVDKCVDDGTVYVLLDEMKKKKVYR, from the coding sequence ATGTTAGGAGCAATAATTGGGGATATTCTAGGAAATGGATACGACTTCGGTCTAACAATCCCTAAATACGAAGAAGTACAGAAAAAATACGATGAGCTATTCAAAACAGGAATAGAAATAAATCCAAGAGTTAGGGAAATATTTACCGACGATACAGTAATGACTGTAGCTGTTGGAAAAGCCCTTTCTCAGACTTTTGACAAACCTGCAGAAGAAATAAAACTATGCCTAAGATACAATATGCAGATGTTTGGAAGAAGCCACATAACTGCTGGATATGGAACTTTATTTAGCAATTGGCTAATTTCTCAAAAGCCAGAGCCTTACGAAAGTATAGGAAACGGATCTGCTATGAGAGTATCTTCTGTTGGATGGCTAGCAAACAATCTAAATGAAGTGGATATATATGCAAGGCTAACTGCTGAAGTTACACACAATAGTGAAGAAGGAATAAAAGGGGCACAGGCAATTGCGAGTGCAATTTTCTTAGCTAGAAATGGTAGCAAAAAAGAAGCGATAAAGAAATACATAGAAAAAGAATATGGATATGACCTATCCAAATCTGTAGAAGAATACAGAAGTGTAGATATAATGAAGAGAGATGCTCTATGTGAAACAGCTGTTGTTCAGGCTATGGCGGCATTTTTAGAAAGTGAAAACTTTGAGGATGCTGTAATTAAAGCTGTTACAATCGGTGGAGATACTGATACAATAGCTGCAATTACAGGATCTATTGCAGAAGCATACTACGGAATAGATGAAAAAGCAAAAGAGCTTGTCCTTACTTATATTCCTGATGATTTAAAAAGAGGGATAACTGATTACACATATATTGTAATGTATAGAAGAAATGAAAGAAAAAAGGCATATGATAAGATATTTGACGACATAAAATATTTCAAAGAAAGAATTAAAGAGGATACAGGAAGACCAGTTCCTATGTTTATGTTTAATCAGCCAGAGATGTCAGAAGAAGTTGAAAGACTTATAAATACAGCTCACCTTCCAGAGATAACAGATAAGGCATATATAGATACATTAGACCTTCACAACATAGAAATGGACTCTGATTTATATAGAGAAAATGCAGCCGACTCTGGAGTATATCTTTTAAGAGCGATGCTTACTAGCATTGTAAGACAGGAAATATTTAATCCTGGAGCTGTAGACAAATGCGTAGATGATGGAACAGTTTATGTCTTATTAGATGAAATGAAGAAAAAGAAAGTATATAGATAA
- the licT gene encoding BglG family transcription antiterminator LicT, translated as MDLILYLERQGMFMKVTKVINNNFVCSCNEKNKEIIVMGKGIGFKAKEGDEIDKSKVEKVFTMNGKSAIDKFKRLIEELPIEHFKVSNDIINYAKRTLGKRLNQNIYITLTDHINFSVYRFKNGMKFSNPLLWEVKHFYNPEYIIGEYAVNLIKEKLGVEMGEDEAANIALHIVNAEYNTEMNDALKITTLIGDILKIVTDTFDIQLDEESLHYSRLITHLKFLSQRIFMGEMLKDSDDVFAEMIATKYPEEFKCALKIRDYIEEQYNQRISNEELVYLAVHIRRVSTIEDEN; from the coding sequence GTGGATTTAATATTATATCTGGAAAGGCAAGGAATGTTTATGAAAGTTACAAAAGTGATAAATAACAACTTTGTATGCTCATGTAATGAAAAGAATAAAGAGATTATCGTTATGGGAAAAGGAATAGGATTTAAAGCTAAAGAAGGCGACGAGATAGACAAGTCTAAGGTGGAAAAGGTATTCACGATGAATGGCAAATCTGCAATAGATAAGTTCAAACGTTTAATAGAAGAGCTTCCTATCGAGCATTTTAAAGTGTCTAATGACATAATAAACTACGCAAAACGTACACTTGGAAAGAGATTAAATCAGAACATATACATAACTCTGACAGATCACATAAACTTTTCAGTGTATAGATTTAAAAATGGTATGAAATTTAGTAATCCTCTCTTATGGGAAGTAAAGCATTTTTATAATCCAGAATATATAATTGGAGAATATGCTGTAAACCTAATAAAAGAAAAACTAGGTGTGGAAATGGGTGAAGATGAGGCAGCTAATATAGCACTTCATATAGTAAATGCTGAGTACAATACAGAGATGAACGATGCATTAAAAATCACTACTCTTATAGGAGATATACTAAAGATAGTAACAGATACTTTTGATATACAACTAGATGAAGAAAGCTTACATTATTCAAGACTTATTACACATCTGAAATTCCTTTCACAAAGGATATTTATGGGAGAGATGTTAAAAGATTCTGACGATGTGTTTGCAGAAATGATAGCAACAAAATATCCTGAAGAATTTAAGTGCGCACTAAAAATAAGGGATTATATAGAAGAACAGTATAATCAGAGGATATCAAATGAAGAACTTGTATATCTTGCGGTGCATATAAGACGTGTTTCTACAATAGAGGATGAAAATTAA